In one Streptomyces sp. NBC_01241 genomic region, the following are encoded:
- a CDS encoding serine/threonine-protein kinase has protein sequence MGGGGHVTVKTIRSEDAQEEGFRRRFTREATAASSVRSPYTVRVIGFDTHARDPWLATEYVDGLSLRDHIQRHGPLRLHATVDLALGLSFGLVSIHKAGLVHRDLKPGNVLLTADGPKIIDFGLAYAADFSHATHSGAVLGAPGYFSPEQVQGRPVSAASDVFALGAVLTFALSGDHAFRGVTPLTAQYHVVHEEPCLSEEPEELRGLITACVHKDPRERPPLSEIIAHLTALRPYGHERAAAAFRRSSRGDPGGTGSAAEPVTAVHDRPRHSPSVRRVPRLPQDR, from the coding sequence ATGGGCGGGGGTGGTCATGTCACTGTCAAGACCATCAGGAGTGAGGACGCGCAGGAGGAGGGCTTCCGGCGCCGGTTCACCCGTGAGGCGACGGCGGCGAGTTCGGTCAGGAGTCCGTACACGGTCCGCGTGATCGGCTTCGACACCCATGCACGCGATCCATGGCTCGCAACGGAGTACGTCGACGGCCTGTCGCTCCGTGACCACATACAGCGGCACGGCCCCCTGCGGCTCCACGCGACGGTGGACCTCGCCCTCGGCCTCTCCTTCGGCCTTGTCTCGATTCACAAGGCCGGCCTCGTGCACCGTGATCTCAAGCCTGGGAACGTGCTGCTCACGGCCGACGGCCCCAAGATCATCGACTTCGGGCTCGCCTACGCTGCAGACTTCAGTCACGCCACCCACTCCGGGGCGGTTCTGGGCGCTCCTGGCTACTTCTCTCCTGAGCAGGTCCAGGGTCGGCCGGTCAGCGCGGCCTCGGACGTGTTCGCCCTCGGCGCCGTCCTGACCTTCGCCTTGTCGGGCGACCACGCGTTTCGCGGCGTCACCCCTCTCACCGCCCAGTACCACGTCGTGCACGAGGAGCCGTGCCTTTCGGAAGAGCCAGAGGAGCTGCGGGGCCTGATCACCGCATGCGTGCACAAGGATCCGCGTGAGCGGCCACCTCTGAGCGAGATCATCGCTCACCTCACCGCCCTACGCCCCTACGGCCACGAGAGGGCTGCGGCTGCCTTCCGCCGGTCTTCTAGGGGTGACCCGGGAGGAACGGGATCCGCCGCGGAGCCGGTCACCGCTGTTCACGATCGTCCACGGCACAGTCCAAGCGTGCGGCGGGTTCCTCGGCTCCCTCAAGACAGATGA